ATAGGAGCCAGCACGGTGGCGGGGCGGATCTCGACCGAGCCGATGCGAACGAACGAAGGCACCGGCGCCTGGGCGGGCGCCCGCTCGGGAGCCGGGGTGGTCCAGTGCTTGCGCATCGACGAGCCCCTATTCTAGCCGCAAAAAGCATGGGCCCGCGCCAGGGCGCACGGGCTACATTGACCAGATCCTTCGCTTCGCTCAGGATGACGCCGGCGGGCTCAGACGCCCGCCAAACAGCGTCACTTCTGCTCGGTCTTGGCGTACTTGCGGCGGAAGCGCTCGACGCGCCCGGCGGTGTCCACCAGCTTCTGCTTGCCGGTGAAGAAGGGGTGGCAGTTGGAGCAGATCTCGAGGTGGATGTCGCCCTTGTGGGTGGAGCGGGTGGTAAAGGTGTTGCCGCAGGCGCAGTGCACGCGGACTTCGTGGTAAGCCGGATGGATGGCAGCCTTCATGGAACTTCAGACCTCGCTGTGCAAAATATTGATTCTATAGGAGGGCATGCGGATGCGGCAAATCGCGGAGGCGGGTGCGAAGATATGGAGAGGAGAGGGCCCATTCCGAGATTTGTAATCGGTAATTTGTAATTTGCAAAGTAAGGCGGGCGCTGCGGCAGGCGCGGATACTTTGCAATTTACAAATCGAACTTTACCAATGAAAAAGGCAGGGCGCGGTGCCCTGCCCGGATGCGGATGGCCCGGTTCAGCGCTTGTTGACGGATTTCTTGAGCTCCGCGCCGGCGGTGAATTTGGCAACGCGCTTGGCGGCGATCTTGATGGGCTTGCCGGTTTGCGGGTTGCGCCCGGTGCGGGCTTTGCGCGCGGAAGTAGAGAAGGTCCCGAACCCTACTAAGGTGACGCGGTCGCCCTTCTTAAGGGCGCCGGTGACGCCGTCGACGACGGCGTCGATGGCAGAGCCGGCTTGAGCCTTGGTGATACCGGCGGAAGCTGCGGCGCGTTCGACCAGATCGGCTTTGTTCATGCACACGCTCCAGGGCGAGAGGCGTCCGGTCAGCGTTGGAGAGAATCGGCGCCCATCGCCAGTGTCGGGGCGTAATTAAGCGCCCGTTGGCAGAGGATGTCAAGTGTGGAAACTGTGGAAATGCGCGCCCAATCAGGCATTTGGGAGATCGGGAGATTGGGTGATCGGGTAATTGCGTAATTGGCAAACATTTCCTCAGGCCTGTGGCGGGTTGCGGAAGGGCGGGGCGGGGTATAGATTCGGAGTTCGAGACACCCCAACACGCCAACAGCGGGCGTGCCGGGGGCCCCGGCCAGCCGGAAGGACATGATGTGAGCACCCCTCAGCAGGCAGTGTGCCCGCAGTGTGGCGGGACAGGATGGAAAGAGATGGGCACGGGCGGGGCGCGGCGGGTCGCGCGTTGCGACTGCGTGGCGGGCTCGCGGGCACAGCGGCTGCTGGAGCGGGCGCGCATCCCGGCGCGCTACGAGCACTGCGAGTTCGACAGCTTCGAGCCCGGATACGCCGGTCCCAATCCGTCCCTGGAACGCGCGCTGCTGGAGGCCCGGCGGTTCGTC
Above is a window of Terriglobales bacterium DNA encoding:
- the rpmE gene encoding 50S ribosomal protein L31 yields the protein MKAAIHPAYHEVRVHCACGNTFTTRSTHKGDIHLEICSNCHPFFTGKQKLVDTAGRVERFRRKYAKTEQK
- a CDS encoding HU family DNA-binding protein → MNKADLVERAAASAGITKAQAGSAIDAVVDGVTGALKKGDRVTLVGFGTFSTSARKARTGRNPQTGKPIKIAAKRVAKFTAGAELKKSVNKR